In Micropterus dolomieu isolate WLL.071019.BEF.003 ecotype Adirondacks linkage group LG17, ASM2129224v1, whole genome shotgun sequence, one genomic interval encodes:
- the si:dkey-52l18.4 gene encoding uncharacterized protein si:dkey-52l18.4 — MTYTQLQSDMQNYLLTAISCLCLFHMGLLTEECSQGVRAKRDTVDAPAGGSLSLSCVVRHCGGNWTGRWVWRNATVEEIVEESVRHHLNSVKLSANDTQFILNFLSVHKLDKGYYGCKVTWPEGETDQGHLTYVNVTAAVPFQRSVLTRVLVCAGAFLCLPIILGLARCLSSEVKPQPLPRTLFMHSAVYRDQPDPAPQPPPRRPVPQKRSTSSHNARPKSKQQKTEVVYADISQDALRQQRATREPEQSIVYSSLKFS, encoded by the exons ATGacttacacacagttacagtcAGACATGCAGAACTATTTGCTCACCGCCATCAGCTGCCTCTGCCTTTTTCATATGG GTCTCCTCACTGAGGAATGCAGCCAGGGTGTTAGGGCAAAACGTGACACAGTTGATGCACCAGCAGGGggcagtctgtctctgtcctgtgTGGTCCGGCACTGTGGAGGCAACTGGACGGGACGCTGGGTGTGGAGAAATGCAACAGTTGAAGAGATAGTTGAAGAAAGTGTGAGGCACCATTTGAATAGTGTGAAGCTCTCAGCCAATGACACTCAATTCATTTTGAATTTCCTGAGTGTCCACAAATTAGACAAAGGTTATTATGGATGCAAAGTTACATGGCCTGAAGGTGAAACTGATCAGGGACATTTGACGTATGTGAACGTCACTGCAG CTGTCCCCTTTCAGAGAAGTGTACTGACCAGAGTTTTGGTCTGTGCCggtgcttttctttgtcttcccaTCATTCTGGGATTGGCTCGTTGTCTGAGTTCAGAGGTCAAGCCTCAGCCACTTCCCAGGACACTGTTCATGCATTCGGCTGTGTACAGAGACCAACCAGACCCGGCTCCACAGCCTCCACCTCGACGGCCGGTACCCCAGAAGCGGAGCACTTCCTCCCACAACG CTCGCCCCAAGTCCAAACAGCAGAAGACCGAG GTTGTGTATGCAGACATTTCCCAGGATGCACTAAGACAACAGCGAGCCACCAGAGAGCCTGAGCAGTCCATTGTGTACTCATCCCTCAAATTTTCCTGA